The sequence ACCGGAGCTCAGGTGTTCTCTAAGTTGGACGTCAAATTAGGCTACCACCAGGTGTGTATGCACCTTCAATTATTGAAAAGGCTGTGTTTGGATTACCGAGCATTAAATACAGTTATAGTGAAGGAACACTTCCCAATACTAACCATTAAGGAACTCTTGAATGAGCTCACCGGAGCACAGATATTGTCCAAGCTAGACCTCAGGTCCGACTACCACCAAGTACATATCCACCCTCTGAATATTGAAAAGACTGTGTTTCGGACACACGAGGGACATTATGAGTTTCTCATAAGACCCTTTGATCACTCGAATGCTCCATCTACTTTCCAAGCACTAATGCAATCTATGTTTCAGTCAGTACTGTGGAGGAGGTTTGCGTTGGTGTTCTTCGACAATGTGCTCTTGTACAGTGAAACATGGGCATCAcatcttgatcacctccaaagTATCTTATCACAGTTTTGAAAGCATAAGCTTTTTACCAAGAGAATCAAGTGtgcttgataagtgtctaaatacatcacttttattatatatattttatgcactTTCATGCGTATTCGTATAATTCCGATGCCTTTtacattttttgtttattattattgtttcagGACATCAGAGGATCATCTAGAGCATTAATGAACTTCATTTAGCATAAATCAAAGAATTTATCAAGGCTCACACACATCATCAGGCTCTGGGCAAAAACAAATAGTGGATTTTCAAGCACCGATCACTGTAGCAATGGTTAATGCAacatactgtagcaattcactatAGTAGTGTACGGCCAATGTGTGACCCACACACACTTGGGAAAAACACATGTTTTAGTGTATAAAAGGAAACTTGGGCTTTTGGGAGAGGGACTTTGGCCACCATCTCCTCCACTCTTCTTtaccatcatctccatcattctCCACCACCATTACTGGAGTAGTTCGTCAGCCGGAGAACTACTCCGGCCGACAAACTACTCCGGGTTTTGGAAGGCGATTTGAAGAGCAAGAACTCAATAGAGAGAAGGTCACCCCCAAGGAAGAACATCAAGGAGTTCGACGACGCTGATCTGACGAGCTCTTATCTCCATCTTCTAGCCTACATCCTAGGGAAGTTGATTATAAGCTTTTGTATTGTTTTATCTATGAATACTCTCCTTGTGATGTGGAACTAAACTCCTAAGGCCACTGGGCACCTTGGGAAAGGAACTTGTATGGatgattgatttcttttgttaatcGAATGTTAGcatgtttgtttgatttcaatATATTGTTATGATGTTGAACCTACAATAGATGGATTCCGTATGTTTTGATTTATGAATTGTATATGTACAGTGGAATGCTTATATGTATTAGGTCGCATAATGATTGAAGGGGGATTCACCATGCTAGTACACCAAAGGTTCCTGGTGCCAGCAGCTCCCTAGAAGGTTAGGGTAATTTTAGCCAAAAGCAAGCATTAGAATTACCCTTACCAAGACTCCTTGTTCCCAAAGACATTATAGGGGTATCTTCCAGATGGAGGAACCCATATTAGATTAGGGTTACAGTACGGAGGTTCTGGGGTAGTCGACTCTCGAGTCTAGCGGATCAAACCTAGCTAACTTAGCACtcaattttctaaatttatccTTACTTGTTCTTCTCCCAAGGGGATCCTCGCCCAAGGCCTCTCGTGCTCATTACAACTTGCCCTTTAAATCTCTTACATGATGTGCCTTAGtccattttgtttatagttcattattttatttatttttgtatttctatttttgaaacaacaaTCTTTGttttggtagactagatagtgatacctaggaggaagtaatagcagatcttgggaccccagggaattGTCCCCCAGACTTCGCTTTTCTTCAGCATACGCCAAATAAATGTATGCAATAACAGAGAGCATTAGACACTAGTGGTAGTAACTTCTTAgcaaaagatttttaatttacaCAGACCATCAATGTCTGAGGTCCCTGATCAACCAAATAGTATAGATATCGGAGCAACACAAGTGGCTCACTAAGCTGTTGGGTTACGAATTTAACATTATCTATTGACTTGGAACACAAAACACCCAAGCTGAAGCTTACGACTACATAAGGACTAGCTTCCAATACACTGTTCATTCTTGATATTCAGACCACAAGCAGCAATCATAGAAGCCATCATCAACCATTATCAAACTGACAAACAAGTAGTGGACCTATTACACTCTATTTCAACTAACACACAAGCACATTCAAAGTATAACATCGTTGATGGAAtagtattgtttaaaggttCCATATGCGTTCCTTCCAATTCAGCTTTGCAACAACTCCTCATAGCTGAATTCCATAATATGACCACTGGGGGACATGCCGAAATTCAGTGTACATACCATCGCATTGCAAGAAATTTCTTTTCGGCGAATCTCCAACACAATGTCCGGGAATTTGTAAAATGCTGCACTACTTGCCAAACTGTGAAACCCTTTAATTAGGTTCcacaaaaaatttctaaaacctCTACCCATGCTAAGAAAATTCGGGATTCCACCTCAGTAGATTTTATCACACATCTAGCGGTCTAGGCgagaaaacaacaatattagTTATGGTTGATCACTTGTCTAAACAAGCTCATTTCATAGCCTTGGTAACAAATTTTATAGCTTCTTAGATAACAAACATCTATATTTGGGAAATAGTTAGGCTTCACGGCATTCTCAGTTCTCTCATCTCCGATCATGACCCATTATTTATGAGCCAATTTTGGCAATAACTATTCCAACTCCAAGGAACCAAGTTGGCCATGAGTGGTACTTGTCATATATAGTCAGATGGACAAATGGAGATCTTAAACAGctattttaaagtttatttataaAGCTTCACCGGAGAGCAACCTTGGTAGTGTGTACATTACCTTCTATCGGCGGAGTGGCATGACAACACCGCTTGGCACTATTTAATATAGATGATGCCATTTGAAGCAGTATTTGCCAGCCTTCTCACACACTCCTCGACTTCTTGGTGGGCTCTTCCGAGGTAGCTGTAGTGGATGATCTTCTCACTGACAGAACATCCATACTCTAAACATTGACGGAGAACATAGCAAGAGCTTATTAACTACACATGCAGAATCAAGCAAATACCAAGTGGACAGTTGTATCTTTCCAAGACAATGACTGGGTGTTTCTAAAGCTACAACCATTCTGGTAAAAGGAGCTCCATGGACAACAAAGCCACAAGCTCTCAAAATGCTTCTTTGGCCCTTTTAAAATCTTGGAGAAAATATGACCTATGGTGTGCCAGTTAGCATTACCACCGATTGTCCAACTATACGATGTTTTTCATGTCTCCTACCTGAAGCATTGTACCGGTGATCTAATGATCTAACAATTACTACTGCCTAAACTTTTCAAAGAACAACAACCGTCTTTTTTTGACTTGTTGCACTTCTCCATTCTCAGGTGATCCTAGTTTGCGGACAACCGATGAAACAGTATTTAGTGCAATGAAAACACCAGTCTCTGTTGAAAGGATGATTGAAGACAAGACCGGGACTACTGGCATGGTGAACAAGTGAAGTGTATGGTGTTGAACGAAGCTGGTGCGCTGGTAGAGAAGCAATCAGGGATGGCATTGTACTACCGAGAATGGAGATCAAAGATGCAGGGCATGGATGCTAAGCTTTAGAGCAGTTAAAGCAGTTGAACCCGtttttgaatatattaatattttaatatgagATCTCTGGGTATTTGTGTTGGGCCAATGGGTGTGTGAGTGAGGATGGTTTTTAGACTAATGGGAAAGTGTTTTGTATCTTGCCCAATAGCTTTTGTGTATTGTGTTTCCCTGTCtgtagtattatatatatatatatatatatatatatatatcctgaAGTTAGTGGAAGTGGGTGATTGGCTGATCAACCCTTTTGTCTCCCAAATTTATCTGTCTGACTCGTTGACTATGTGTTCACTTGAACCAGAGAAACCTCAGGCATTTCGTCGAACACCTCTCATCGCACACTCGTTCGTCATCCAGTTCCCAACAAACTGGTATCAAAGACCAGGTTCATGGCAACCAAAAGCTCATCGGCGCTGGAGGGAGCTCTAGTGTGTCTTTCTCAGCTGTTGGTCCCGGTGTCCACCAGCCAAGAGTACGGGCGGTGGAACCTGCGAATGAAGACTGTCTTTAGGTCCCAGGAGTTGTGGGACTTGGTGGAGAACGGTGTGACGGAGTCGAAGGATCAGGCGGTGGAGAGGGACAACCGGAAGGGAGATGCAAAGGCGATGTGCCTGATCCAACAGGCTGTAGACGGGCCGAATCTCAACCAGATCGCTGAGGCCAAATCAGCGCACGAAGCTTAGGAGATTCTGAGGAAGCATTGCCTGGGAACGTCCAAAGTGCTGTTTGTGAGGATCCAAGCCCTCTGGCAAGACTTTGAGACACTGCAAATGGGTGACGCCGAGGGAGTCCAGGCATACATTTCAAGAGTCATCATGATCACCAACCAGATCAAGGCTCTTTGGCACAAGCTCTAGGATCTAGAAGTCGTCTCCAAGGTGTTACGGAGTCTAGCACCGAAGTTCAACTGGGTTGCAGTCGTGATTGAGGAGTCGAAGGATATTGCGAAGCTCTCGCTGGATGATCTCTGTGGAATGCTACAAGCTCACGAGGTGAGGGTGAATTGTGCAGCTGGGAAAACAGTTGAGAAAGCTTTCCATGTCAAGACTGAGCATTCTACACCAAACTACAGCAAAGTTGGGGGTGCTTGGAGCTCATGGGGAGATGGCCGAGGCTGCGGCAGGTCGTTTATACGCGGAAGAGGACGAGGCTGAGGAGGTCGTGGAAGGGGCTTTGATAACAAAAGTCACATCCAATGTTTTCACTGTAAGAAATTCGGCCACATGAAGGCCCAGTAAAGAGCTCGTGAGAAGCAACCAGAGAAGGGTGTCGGTCTTATTGCAGAGGAGGAAAGCACCGAGAATCTCTTCATGGCTAGTTGCTCCATGGGTGAACAATCCAGGACTGTATGGCTTATAGATTCCGGGTGCTCGAACCACATGACTAGGGACAAATCTCTATTTAGTAGTCTTGATGAATCAGTGAGCATCACTGTGAGATTGGGAAATAATAAGGAGATAAAGGTATGTGGCGAGGGCGTCATTGCTGTAAACACAAGCGTGGGAACCCAGAAGAGGCTAGAAGGGGTTCAATATGTGCCggggttggcacacaatctccTGAGTGTGGGATAGTTGCTCACCAAAGGGTATTCCGTGGTGTTCAAGAAGAATCAGTATGTTATCTCTGATAATCAAGTGAAGAGTCAAGCAATATGCGTCTTGAGATCAAGCAACAACATGTTCCCACTCGATATTGCGAAGATTGGAAGCTTAGTGATGAATGCAAGGAGTCGAACTCTGGAGGAACTGTGGCATCTAAGGTTGGGGCATCTGAATTACAACAGTTTGATGTCCATGGCTCACAAGAAGCTGGTATTCGAGTTGCCTGAACTATAGCAAGGATTGCAGTGCGAGGATTATGCATGGAAGCAGTCAAGAACCTCCTTTCCTAGTGGAGTGGCACGAAGAGCTAGCGCATGCCTTTAGTTAGTTCATATGGATCTCTGCGGTCCTATGAGTGAGGGCTCACTGGGAGGCAACAGGTATTTCTATCTaattgttgatgattttagcAGGTGGAGTAcggtgttttttattaaaaacaagtcTGAGGCCTTCACAAAGTTTCGAACATTCCATGTTTCTGTGGAGAGACAGACCGGGCTAAAACTCAAGGTAGTAAGGAGCGACCGTGGAGGTGAGTTCTCATCAAGAGAATTCAAAGACTATTGGAATGAGTATGGCATTCAGAGGGAATTCACAGCCCCCTACACGCCTCAGCAAAATGGCATCGTGGAGCGCAAGAACCGCACGGTCGTTGAAATGGCCAGAGGGCTGCTCAAAAGTGGAGGATTGCCCGTGAAGTTCTGGGGAGAGGTAGTGTCCACTGCGTTGCATCTCATCAATAGACCACCAACACATGTGCTGCATAACAAGACTCCCTATGAAGCTTGGCATGGAGACAAACCATCTGTAAGTCATCTTCGAGTGTTTGGCTGCATTGCTTTTACCTTAATTCCATCACAGAAGCTGCAGAAGCTCAGTGACAAATCTGAAAAGTGTGTATTTATTGGGTATTGCCTTGAATCCAAGGCATTcaagctgtttaaccccattacCTGTAAAGTTATTGCAAGCAGGGATGTTGTGTTTCATGAGGAGACTCGGTGGAAGTGGGATGATTGTCCTCATGAAGGACCTGAAATCTCCATTGAAAGTGCAATTAGTGGCACTGGTGATGCAGTAATTGAGACATGAGAGGTTACTGAACAGTTTACAGAAAGGCAAGGTGAACAAGGTGCACAAGCTGATGAAATACCACCAAGGAAGACACGCTCACTGGAAGACATCTACAGCAGGTGCACATTCGCTCTGTGTGCTAGTGCTCTAGCTAATGTCAAAGAAGCTGTGAAATATAAGGGGTGGCAGGAGGCCATGGATGCTGAGTTAGCATCGATTGAAAAGAATAGCACTTGGGGACTGTGTGAACTGCCTACCGAGAAGCATGCTGTGGGATAAAAATGGATATACAAGCTCAAAATGAATGCACAAGGAGAGGTTGCAAAACTGAAGGCAAGGTTGGTCGCCAAGGGATATTCACAGCGGCAAGGAGTGGATTATGAGGAGGTGTTCTCTCCTGTAACCAGGTTGGAGACAGTAAGGCTTGTGCTTGCACTCGTAGCTCATGCAGGTTGGGCAGTCTATCATTTTGATGTGAAATCGGCATTCTTGAATGGGGATATTCAAGAGGAGGTATATGTAATGCAACCAGAGGGCTATGAAGTCAAGGGGAGAGAAAATCAAGTGTATAGGTTGAAGAAAGCACTGTATGGCCTGAAGCAGTCCCCCCGTGCATGGTATGGAAGAATTGATCAACACTTTCACAATCATGGGTTTATTCGAAGTGAATTCGAGCATACTTTGTATAGAAAAGTGTTAGAAAATGGGGACATCTTGTTATTGAGTCTCTATGTGGACGATCCCATCTATGCAAGTTCATCTAATGCACTTGTGAAGCAGTTTAAGACAGACATGATGAAGACTTTTGATATGTCTGACTTGGGAGAGTTAAGTTTCTTTCTCGGGCttgaaattaaacaagaatCAAGTGGGATTTTTATCAGACAGAAGATttgcattgaggtgatcttacaACAGCTAAATATGGTGAATTGTAAACCTGTTATGACACATATGGTAGTAAATGAGAATACAGTCAGATGCACTGATACTGAGCTCACTGATCCGTTGATGTACAGGAGTCTCATCGGGAAGCTTTTGTACCTTACTCATTCGAGACCAGACACTTGCTTTGCTGTGAGTTATCTAGCAAGATTCATGAGTTCACCCTGTAATTCACATTTTACTACAGCAAAGCGAGTAGTGAGGTATCTCGCGGGCACCAAAGACTTCTGCCTGTGGTTCTCCCGGGACGATTGAGGTGTGCTCGAGGCCTTCTCAGATAGTGACTGGGGAGGATCTCTAGCTTACCGGAAGAGCACGACCGAAATGTTGGTTCGTTTGGGAATGAGTGTCATATCATGGAGCTCTAGGAAGCAAGAAGTTGTAGCGCTATCAACCACAGAGGCAGAGTATATTGCTA comes from Dioscorea cayenensis subsp. rotundata cultivar TDr96_F1 chromosome 15, TDr96_F1_v2_PseudoChromosome.rev07_lg8_w22 25.fasta, whole genome shotgun sequence and encodes:
- the LOC120277700 gene encoding uncharacterized protein LOC120277700: MGDAEGVQDLEVVSKVLRSLAPKFNWVAVVIEESKDIAKLSLDDLCGMLQAHEVRVNCAAGKTVEKAFHVKTEHSTPNYSKVGGAWSSWGDGRGCGRAREKQPEKGVGLIAEEESTENLFMASCSMGEQSRTVWLIDSGCSNHMTRDKSLFSSLDESVSITVRLGNNKEIKVCGEGVIAVNTSVGTQKRLEGVQYVPGEESSNMRLEIKQQHVPTRYCEDWKLSDECKESNSGGTVASKVGASELQQFDVHGSQEAGIRVA